The following are from one region of the Takifugu rubripes chromosome 16, fTakRub1.2, whole genome shotgun sequence genome:
- the LOC101061657 gene encoding vesicular inhibitory amino acid transporter-like, whose protein sequence is MGSPHWAQSSGQPGYSAGSLWGWMLSRVRLITTTRRFFQEDEEMLILTHSDELNRIYSDGSRMPFDLTSTSSDDITGTQPALDEQTPTSSRASWWGKPALKETRATIVPSGSGTITGIFVLGLPFALVRSGYLGLILMVLSAWVCNHTGRILVACLYEEQEQRGGSVLKVRVRHSYQDIVEASCRGLWPRWPGLGGFLVNLSQVIELLMTCTLYLVVSTSLLSDSLSRAAPPRLMCSLLSLMFLLPCLLLTDLRSVSTLSLLCSLAHVLISLLVMLYCLSQASSWSWSSLTLPVVPEDFLVSVGVIIFSYTSQIFLPPLEGSMEDRGQFNAMLGWTHGTACIMKTTFSLLAVLTWGAGTSEVITKNLPSDLRPLVNMCLLAKALLSFPLPFYSAAEILQSCLLTDAEGPGISRPALLARAALLITSYLLSLLVPRFSLLMGLTGSVTGAAMTLILPCLCHLRLRRGRLTGRERLADVCILSTGVICSVSGVFCSVKRLLLGL, encoded by the exons ATGGGTTCTCCTCACTGGGCTCAGAGCTCCGGGCAACCAGGATATTCTGCTGGGTCTCTGTGGGGATGGATGCTGTCCAGGGTGCGCTTGATCACGACAACAAG AAGGTTCTTtcaagaggatgaggagatgcTGATCCTGACTCACAGTGATGAGCTGAACAGAATCTACTCCGACGGGTCCCGAATGCCCTTTGATCTCACCTCCACGAgcagtgatgacatcacaggaaCCCAACCAGCTCTGGATGAGCAAACACCAACATCCAGCAGAGCATCGTGGTGGGGCAAGCCAGCCTTGAAGGAAACCAGAGCTACCATTGTCCCCTCTGGATCAGGAACCATCACC GGCATATTTGTGTTGGGTTTACCCTTTGCTCTGGTCCGGTCAGGCTACCTGGGTCTTATTCTGATGGTCCTGTCAGCCTGGGTCTGCAACCACACAGGAAGGATCCTTGTGGCCTGTCTATATGAAGAGCAGGAACAAAG GGGAGGTTCCGTATTGAAGGTTCGAGTCCGGCACAGCTACCAGGACATTGTGGAGGCCAGCTGCAGAGGACTGTGGCCACGCTGGCCCGGCCTCGGGGGCTTCCTGGTCAATCTGTCCCAG GTCATTGAACTGCTGATGACTTGCACACTCTATCTGGTGGTCTCTACCAGTCTGCTGTCTGACAGCCTGTCAAGGGCGGCTCCGCCAAGATTAATGTGTTCCCTCTTGtctctgatgtttctgctgcccTGCCTGCTGCTCACTGATCTCAGATCAGTCTCCACCCTCAGCCTGCTGTGCTCCCTGGCACACGTACTGATCAG CCTCTTGGTGATGCTGTACTGCCTGAGTCAGGCCAgcagctggtcctggtcctctCTGACCCTGCCTGTGGTTCCCGAAGACTTCCTGGTCTCAGTGGGTGTCATCATCTTCTCTTACACCTCGCAgatcttcctccctcctctagAGGGCAGCATGGAGGACAGGGGGCAGTTCAATGCCATGCTGGGGTGGACTCACGGTACCGCCTGCATCATGAAGACGACATTTTCGCTGCTG GCCGTGTTGACCTGGGGGGCTGGGACCAGTGAGGTCATTACAAAGAACCTGCCCTCTGACCTCCGACCTCTCGTCAACATGTGCCTGCTGGCAAAAGCCCTGCTGTCTTTCCCACTGCCGTTCTACTCTGCTGCCGAAATACTCCAGAGCTGCCTGCTCACAG ACGCTGAAGGTCCGGGCATTTCCCGCCCAGCCCTGCTGGCCCGAGCCGCCCTGCTGATCACCTCATACCTCCTATCCCTGCTGGTCCCCAGGTTCTCCCTGCTGATGGGTTTGACAGGCAGCGTGACCGGTGCCGCCATGACGCTCATACTGCCGTGCCTGTGTCACCTCCGACTGCGGAGGGGCCGACTCACGGGGAGGGAGCGCCTGGCGGATGTGTGTATCCTGAGCACGGGGGTCATCTGTAGCGTCTCGGGTGTGTTCTGTTCAGTGAAAAGGTTGTTGTTAGGACTGTAG